From Panicum hallii strain FIL2 chromosome 2, PHallii_v3.1, whole genome shotgun sequence, a single genomic window includes:
- the LOC112880909 gene encoding uncharacterized protein LOC112880909, protein MAKRSELIFEEYKIALATFGAEPLPLPAQAIREEGVLALLSWLLNEFKGLHDILVTATDNAAAVSCESILALLNREGCEDFSKLGAKDFVYPSYKELGQDLSSVQTVKKSFFRRFWKVSGREAVRAIAAERLKVESKEDDVGAMEEATKEVVEGSLGGSAKDVDEIEASKV, encoded by the exons ATGGCAAAACGTAGTGAATTGATATTCGAAGAATACAAGATAGCTCTTGCAACTTTTGGTGCTGAGCCTCTTCCGTTGCCTGCACAAGCCATACGCGAGGAAGGTGTTTTAGCTCTTCTTAGTTGGCTGTTGAACGAGTTCAAGGGTTTGCATGATATATTGGTCACTGCAACTGACAATGCAGCAGCAGTTTCTTGTGAAAGCATCTTGGCTCTTTTAAATCGCGAAGGCTGTGAAGACTTTTCAAAATTGGGTGCCAAAGACTTTGTTTACCCTTCATACAAGGAGCTTGGCCAAGATTTGTCGAGTGTTCAAACTGTAAAGAAGTCTTTCTTTCGAAGGTTTTGGAAGGTTTCAGGAAGGGAGGCTGTTCGAGCCATTGCTGCTGAGCGGCTGAAGGTG GAAAGCAAGGAGGATGATGTTGGAGCGATGGAGGAAGCTACGAAGGAAGTTGTGGAGGGCTCTTTGGGTGGCAGTGCCAAAGATGTTGATGAAATTGAAGCTTCGAAGGTGTAA
- the LOC112880910 gene encoding uncharacterized protein LOC112880910, whose amino-acid sequence MLDLGREIHPVPVTSSEHGCFKKVPTATKADSGDLEGNFANKGIQELGQFASSRSREIAIVNQVIARKIDHEEKVRGEQACNTVVIIEDNQRFRKENEALESLRVLHEEKVTCLEMKVKEQDVLICRMSKAVDDNEKILENLRKSVETDANKISELNKCI is encoded by the exons ATGCTTGATCTCGGGAGGGAGATACATCCGGTACCTGTTACTTCAAGTGAGCATGGATGCTTCAAGAAAGTTCCTACCGCAACCAAGGCTGATAGCGGAG ATCTTGAAGGAAATTTTGCGAACAAAGGGATTCAAGAACTGGGACAGTTTGCTTCTTCTCGGTCACGCGAG ATCGCTATCGTCAATCAAGTTATTGCTCGAAAGATTGATCATGAAGAGAAGGTGCGTGGTGAACAAGCGTGCAATACTGTTGTTATTATAGAAGATAACCAAAGGTTTCGGAAAGAGAATGAAGCTTTGGAGAGTTTGAGGGTGCTTCATGAGGAGAAGGTAACTTGCTTGGAAATGAAGGTCAAGGAGCAAGATGTTTTGATTTGCAGGATGAGTAAGGCCGTCGATGATAACGAGAAGATTTTGGAGAACCTTCGTAAATCCGTTGAGACTGATGCCAACAAAATCTCTGAGCTGAACAAGTGCATCTAG